In a genomic window of Acipenser ruthenus chromosome 41, fAciRut3.2 maternal haplotype, whole genome shotgun sequence:
- the LOC117433619 gene encoding free fatty acid receptor 2-like, with protein MLTGEGNALYLTVYIVTLLTGWPFNLLALHAFYQKLRRKPTPGTIFLFNLTLSDLFFLTFLPFKIIQVATGNIWSLPAYLCPLSGLFHYSTIYTSILFLTAVSVDRYLGVAFPFCYKMHRKPAYALVVSLFLWVCAFSHCSIVYITEFIRDWSEAATNSTVCYDNFTEQQLSVLLPVRLELGIVLFCVPSLITSFCYCSFTWIVMSSAHLHKEKKHRAVGLVLATLAVFLICYTPYNISHIVGYIQGRNPGWREEALLFSTFNACLDPIIFYFSSTAVQQSCWRCLRSLGIKQCTGSPFHYLFTTFRSRKKESSKEVQCTKL; from the coding sequence ATGCTTACAGGCGAGGGGAATGCTCTTTACCTGACTGTCTACATTGTCACCTTACTGACCGGCTGGCCTTTCAACCTGCTGGCTCTCCATGCCTTCTACCAGAAACTGCGCCGCAAACCCACCCCCGGCACCATCTTCCTCTTCAACCTCACCCTTTCCGACCTTTTCTTCCTCACCTTCCTGCCTTTCAAGATCATCCAGGTGGCCACCGGCAACATTTGGAGCCTCCCTGCCTACCTGTGTCCTCTGAGTGGTCTTTTCCACTACAGCACCATCTACACCAGCATCCTCTTCCTAACTGCGGTCAGTGTGGATCGATACCTGGGGGTTGCCTTTCCGTTCTGCTACAAAATGCATCGCAAGCCAGCGTACGCTTTGGTGGTCAGTCTCTTCCTGTGGGTTTGCGCGTTCTCCCATTGCAGCATCGTCTACATCACAGAGTTCATTCGAGACTGGAGCGAGGCGGCCACCAACAGCACTGTTTGTTATGACAATTTCACCGAGCAGCAGTTGTCCGTCCTCTTACCTGTCCGCTTGGAGCTCGGCATCGTACTGTTCTGCGTACCCTCGCTTATCACTTCCTTCTGTTACTGCAGCTTCACCTGGATTGTCATGTCTTCTGCTCACTTGCACAAGGAGAAAAAGCACAGGGCTGTGGGCTTAGTCCTAGCCACCCTCGCTGTCTTCCTGATCTGCTACACACCCTATAACATCTCCCATATCGTCGGGTACATCCAGGGGAGAAACCCAGGCTGGAGGGAAGAGGCCTTGCTTTTCAGCACATTCAATGCCTGCCTAGACCCTATCATTTTCTATTTCTCATCCACAGCAGTCCAGCAGTCCTGTTGGAGGTGTCTGAGGAGCCTAGGGATTAAGCAATGCACAGGGAGCCCCTTCCATTACTTATTCACCACCTTTAGGTCCAGGAAAAAGGAGAGCTCCAAGGAAGTTCAGTGCACCAAGCTATGA